One genomic window of Fusarium fujikuroi IMI 58289 draft genome, chromosome FFUJ_chr01 includes the following:
- a CDS encoding related to beta-glucosidase, protein MTPSHAVIQFLFASLAVGQQIYLDAKGPTERPQCKATSTKTHEPKYTHTPFSYTLSETVRYATSVPSPTTTTTYANPPESLISLVPSLSFTTWGKWDPNATTKASDTEDPYGRAAWTALWEHANPPNFTETGIFSTTVSPTPIPTSELVLPPRDYFGPSDCYNFPKNFSFGVASSASQIEGATAEEGKAPSLMDILVQDGRVKDYVTNEHYYYYKQDIERVAAMGAKHFSFSIAWTRILPFALPGTPVNQEGIDHYNDVINFILEKGMTPEVTLLHFDTPLQFFGSNLTKAADRPEIGYVNGGYQNETFQDAFVHYAKVAMAHYADRVPVWFTFNEPLLYSYNALSINNVVKAHARVYHWYKEELGGKGKIAPKFNNNFGVPRDPKSEADVYAADHFNSIQLGPFCNPIYLGEDYPESFKKTFDDFVPLSEDDLKYIGGTADFLGIDPYTATVIAPPVPDEKDSILECASNSSSTFRPYCVNQTTTTVNGWNIGYRSQSYVYITPTYLRSYLNYLHNTWKTPVALTEFGFPVYGEAEKDLSDQLFDTPRSIYYLSFLSETLKAIWEDGVEVVGAYAWSFADNWEFGDYDQHFGIQTVNRTTQERRYKKSFFDMVDFMKARGVE, encoded by the coding sequence ATGACACCCTCACACGCTGTGATACAATTCCTCTTTGCGTCTCTGGCTGTTGGCCAGCAGATCTATCTTGATGCAAAGGGTCCTACTGAGCGTCCTCAATGCAAGGCTACCAGTACCAAAACGCATGAGCCGAAATACACACATACACCGTTTAGCTATACCCTCTCTGAGACTGTAAGATACGCTACTTCGGTGCCGTCTCCTACTACAACGACTACATACGCCAATCCACCAgagtctctcatctctctcgTGCCTTCACTGTCCTTCACAACCTGGGGAAAATGGGATCCCAATGCCACCACAAAGGCCTCAGATACAGAGGATCCCTATGGGCGAGCCGCATGGACTGCTCTCTGGGAACATGCAAACCCGCCCAACTTCACCGAGACGGGAATTTTCAGCACAACTGTATCTCCCACTCCCATCCCTACCAGTGAACTAGTCCTTCCACCACGGGACTACTTTGGTCCCTCGGACTGCTACAATTTCCCCAAGAACTTCAGCTTCGGAGTTGCTAGCTCTGCGAGTCAAATTGAGGGCGCAACTGCGGAAGAGGGCAAGGCGCCATCTCTTATGGATATTCTCGTTCAAGATGGTCGTGTGAAGGATTATGTCACGAATGAGCATTATTACTACTATAAGCAAGATATCGAGCGCGTTGCTGCGATGGGTGCTAAGCATTTCTCGTTCAGCATTGCATGGACGAGAATTCTGCCTTTTGCTCTGCCTGGAACGCCCGTTAATCAGGAGGGTATTGATCATTACAACGATGTGATCAATTTTATTCTCGAGAAGGGCATGACTCCTGAGGTTACCCTGCTTCACTTCGATACGCCTCTTCAGTTCTTCGGCAGCAATCTCACCAAGGCAGCTGACCGACCTGAAATTGGTTACGTCAACGGCGGTTATCAGAACGAGACTTTCCAAGACGCTTTCGTTCACTATGCAAAGGTTGCAATGGCGCACTATGCTGATCGTGTGCCTGTTTGGTTCACGTTCAACGAGCCTCTTCTCTACTCATACAATGCACTTTCCATCAACAATGTGGTCAAGGCCCATGCACGAGTTTATCACTGGTATAAGGAAGAGCTTGGCGGAAAGGGCAAGATTGCGCCCAAGTTCAATAATAACTTTGGTGTTCCCCGGGATCCCAAGAGTGAAGCCGATGTCTACGCTGCGGACCACTTCAACTCTATTCAACTTGGACCGTTCTGTAACCCAATTTACCTGGGCGAGGACTACCCCGAGTCATTCAAGAAGACTTTTGACGATTTTGTTCCTCTGAGTGAGGATGATCTCAAGTACATTGGCGGTACAGCAGACTTCCTGGGTATCGATCCATACACCGCTACAGTCATCGCACCACCCGTCCCAGACGAAAAAGACAGTATCCTCGAGTGCgcctcaaactcctcctcaacctttcGTCCCTACTGCGTCAACCAAACCACCACAACCGTCAACGGATGGAACATCGGCTACCGTTCCCAGAGCTACGTGTATATCACACCCACCTACCTGCGCAGCTATCTCAACTACCTGCACAACACATGGAAGACCCCCGTGGCTCTCACAGAGTTTGGTTTCCCCGTGTACGGCGAAGCTGAGAAAGACCTATCTGACCAATTGTTTGATACGCCAAGGAGCATTTACTACCTAAGTTTCCTGTCGGAGACGCTCAAGGCGATTTGggaggatggtgttgaggttgttgggGCTTATGCGTGGAGCTTTGCGGATAACTGGGAGTTTGGGGATTATGATCAGCACTTTGGAATACAGACTGTTAACAGGACGACGCAGGAGAGGAGGTACAAGAAGAGTTTCTTCGATATGGTGGATTTCATGAAAGCGCGTGGTGTGGAGTGA